One Mercenaria mercenaria strain notata chromosome 12, MADL_Memer_1, whole genome shotgun sequence DNA segment encodes these proteins:
- the LOC123534601 gene encoding carbohydrate sulfotransferase 1-like isoform X3: protein MRRQRLKSLGLGLALFVAVYTILKTASSDTLVLAANISSDRRLILVKNSQEVSANAAVSLPATTKITTKVPEVPVKYDIVINSYMRSGSSFMGQLLAFRPDSFYWYEPLWNYDSGVYYWGKDYVCTGHSNCGYARNRHLNMDTMHKALYNIYTCDFSTLVPAVAEQMTPSYSGSVWKPYQACRAQGQTVSTCLKKMEAICKTAKHRTTKIVRLTVDNLEYVLENLPNVKVVHLMRDPRAIINSRITTNWYNLQESPHDNHQRIRSDAKDLCLRMKYDLKVGTVLKQKFPGRFAFVMFEDLQTDMKSKTGILYSYFGIDKSTVESKLANMTGILQNEHLVNRTWGDYTNWWRHQLSFGAIKAIDSVCKNVSDTLGYTIFSSESQLKDVSLKAFSFREELLLENLHKSTLYNFNFV, encoded by the exons ttgcgGTCTATACAATTCTCAAGACAGCCTCCAGCGACACCCTAGTTTTAGCAG CAAACATATCGTCGGATAGAAGACTTATTTTAGTGAAGAACAGCCAAGAAGTGTCGGCAAATGCAGCCGTGTCCCTTCCggcaacaacaaaaataacaactAAAG TGCCGGAAGTACCTGTGAAATATGACATTGTCATTAACTCGTACATGCGCAGTGGCTCAAGTTTTATGGGACAGTTACTGGCATTCCGACCGGATTCTTTCTACTGGTACGAGCCTTTGTGGAATTACGACAGCGGGGTGTATTACTGGGGAAAAGATTATGTATGCACCGGTCATTCTAATTGTGG ATATGCAAGGAACAGACACTTGAACATGGACACGATGCATAAAGCCttgtacaatatatatacatgtgacTTTTCTACTCTGGTTCCTGCGGTGGCAGAGCAGATGACGCCAAGCTACTCAG GTTCTGTATGGAAGCCGTACCAGGCTTGTCGAGCGCAAGGGCAAACCGTATCTACCTGCCTGAAAAAGATGGAAGCAATATGTAAGACTGCCAAGCACAGGACTACCAAGATCGTTCGATTAACTGTGGATAACTTGGAATATGTTCTCGAAAATTTACCAAACGTGAAAGTTGTTCATTTAATGAGAGACCCACGTGCAATAATTAACTCCCGAATTACAACTAATTGGTACAATCTACAAGAATCGCCACACGACAATCACCAGCGTATCAGATCAGACGCCAAAGATTTGTGTTTACGAATGAAGTACGATTTAAAAGTTGGGACGGTGCTCAAACAAAAATTTCCGGGACGATTTGCTTTTGTAATGTTCGAGGACCTACAAACTGACATGAAATCAAAAACGGGTATATTATATTCGTATTTTGGTATTGACAAATCAACTGTTGAGTCCAAGCTTGCTAATATGACTGGAATTTTGCAAAATGAGCATCTTGTGAATCGAACATGGGGAGATTATACAAACTGGTGGCGCCATCAGTTAAGTTTTGGTGCTATAAAGGCAATTGATAGtgtatgtaaaaatgtatcaGATACTTTAGGGTACACAATATTTTCTAGTGAATCTCAACTTAAGGACGTGTCACTCAAAGCTTTTTCCTTCCGCGAGGAACTTCTTCTAGAAAATCTACATAAAAGTACATTatataactttaattttgtttag
- the LOC123534601 gene encoding carbohydrate sulfotransferase 1-like isoform X2: protein MRKFWNTVPLQRYKSTWSRVKTLFVLLLFLLTLYKVAVYTILKTASSDTLVLAANISSDRRLILVKNSQEVSANAAVSLPATTKITTKVPEVPVKYDIVINSYMRSGSSFMGQLLAFRPDSFYWYEPLWNYDSGVYYWGKDYVCTGHSNCGYARNRHLNMDTMHKALYNIYTCDFSTLVPAVAEQMTPSYSGSVWKPYQACRAQGQTVSTCLKKMEAICKTAKHRTTKIVRLTVDNLEYVLENLPNVKVVHLMRDPRAIINSRITTNWYNLQESPHDNHQRIRSDAKDLCLRMKYDLKVGTVLKQKFPGRFAFVMFEDLQTDMKSKTGILYSYFGIDKSTVESKLANMTGILQNEHLVNRTWGDYTNWWRHQLSFGAIKAIDSVCKNVSDTLGYTIFSSESQLKDVSLKAFSFREELLLENLHKSTLYNFNFV from the exons ttgcgGTCTATACAATTCTCAAGACAGCCTCCAGCGACACCCTAGTTTTAGCAG CAAACATATCGTCGGATAGAAGACTTATTTTAGTGAAGAACAGCCAAGAAGTGTCGGCAAATGCAGCCGTGTCCCTTCCggcaacaacaaaaataacaactAAAG TGCCGGAAGTACCTGTGAAATATGACATTGTCATTAACTCGTACATGCGCAGTGGCTCAAGTTTTATGGGACAGTTACTGGCATTCCGACCGGATTCTTTCTACTGGTACGAGCCTTTGTGGAATTACGACAGCGGGGTGTATTACTGGGGAAAAGATTATGTATGCACCGGTCATTCTAATTGTGG ATATGCAAGGAACAGACACTTGAACATGGACACGATGCATAAAGCCttgtacaatatatatacatgtgacTTTTCTACTCTGGTTCCTGCGGTGGCAGAGCAGATGACGCCAAGCTACTCAG GTTCTGTATGGAAGCCGTACCAGGCTTGTCGAGCGCAAGGGCAAACCGTATCTACCTGCCTGAAAAAGATGGAAGCAATATGTAAGACTGCCAAGCACAGGACTACCAAGATCGTTCGATTAACTGTGGATAACTTGGAATATGTTCTCGAAAATTTACCAAACGTGAAAGTTGTTCATTTAATGAGAGACCCACGTGCAATAATTAACTCCCGAATTACAACTAATTGGTACAATCTACAAGAATCGCCACACGACAATCACCAGCGTATCAGATCAGACGCCAAAGATTTGTGTTTACGAATGAAGTACGATTTAAAAGTTGGGACGGTGCTCAAACAAAAATTTCCGGGACGATTTGCTTTTGTAATGTTCGAGGACCTACAAACTGACATGAAATCAAAAACGGGTATATTATATTCGTATTTTGGTATTGACAAATCAACTGTTGAGTCCAAGCTTGCTAATATGACTGGAATTTTGCAAAATGAGCATCTTGTGAATCGAACATGGGGAGATTATACAAACTGGTGGCGCCATCAGTTAAGTTTTGGTGCTATAAAGGCAATTGATAGtgtatgtaaaaatgtatcaGATACTTTAGGGTACACAATATTTTCTAGTGAATCTCAACTTAAGGACGTGTCACTCAAAGCTTTTTCCTTCCGCGAGGAACTTCTTCTAGAAAATCTACATAAAAGTACATTatataactttaattttgtttag
- the LOC123534601 gene encoding carbohydrate sulfotransferase 1-like isoform X1, whose product MHYLLATLAERVKDSFCYNSCKLMADRTNWKLALYVILTTGILLLAVYTILKTASSDTLVLAANISSDRRLILVKNSQEVSANAAVSLPATTKITTKVPEVPVKYDIVINSYMRSGSSFMGQLLAFRPDSFYWYEPLWNYDSGVYYWGKDYVCTGHSNCGYARNRHLNMDTMHKALYNIYTCDFSTLVPAVAEQMTPSYSGSVWKPYQACRAQGQTVSTCLKKMEAICKTAKHRTTKIVRLTVDNLEYVLENLPNVKVVHLMRDPRAIINSRITTNWYNLQESPHDNHQRIRSDAKDLCLRMKYDLKVGTVLKQKFPGRFAFVMFEDLQTDMKSKTGILYSYFGIDKSTVESKLANMTGILQNEHLVNRTWGDYTNWWRHQLSFGAIKAIDSVCKNVSDTLGYTIFSSESQLKDVSLKAFSFREELLLENLHKSTLYNFNFV is encoded by the exons ttgcgGTCTATACAATTCTCAAGACAGCCTCCAGCGACACCCTAGTTTTAGCAG CAAACATATCGTCGGATAGAAGACTTATTTTAGTGAAGAACAGCCAAGAAGTGTCGGCAAATGCAGCCGTGTCCCTTCCggcaacaacaaaaataacaactAAAG TGCCGGAAGTACCTGTGAAATATGACATTGTCATTAACTCGTACATGCGCAGTGGCTCAAGTTTTATGGGACAGTTACTGGCATTCCGACCGGATTCTTTCTACTGGTACGAGCCTTTGTGGAATTACGACAGCGGGGTGTATTACTGGGGAAAAGATTATGTATGCACCGGTCATTCTAATTGTGG ATATGCAAGGAACAGACACTTGAACATGGACACGATGCATAAAGCCttgtacaatatatatacatgtgacTTTTCTACTCTGGTTCCTGCGGTGGCAGAGCAGATGACGCCAAGCTACTCAG GTTCTGTATGGAAGCCGTACCAGGCTTGTCGAGCGCAAGGGCAAACCGTATCTACCTGCCTGAAAAAGATGGAAGCAATATGTAAGACTGCCAAGCACAGGACTACCAAGATCGTTCGATTAACTGTGGATAACTTGGAATATGTTCTCGAAAATTTACCAAACGTGAAAGTTGTTCATTTAATGAGAGACCCACGTGCAATAATTAACTCCCGAATTACAACTAATTGGTACAATCTACAAGAATCGCCACACGACAATCACCAGCGTATCAGATCAGACGCCAAAGATTTGTGTTTACGAATGAAGTACGATTTAAAAGTTGGGACGGTGCTCAAACAAAAATTTCCGGGACGATTTGCTTTTGTAATGTTCGAGGACCTACAAACTGACATGAAATCAAAAACGGGTATATTATATTCGTATTTTGGTATTGACAAATCAACTGTTGAGTCCAAGCTTGCTAATATGACTGGAATTTTGCAAAATGAGCATCTTGTGAATCGAACATGGGGAGATTATACAAACTGGTGGCGCCATCAGTTAAGTTTTGGTGCTATAAAGGCAATTGATAGtgtatgtaaaaatgtatcaGATACTTTAGGGTACACAATATTTTCTAGTGAATCTCAACTTAAGGACGTGTCACTCAAAGCTTTTTCCTTCCGCGAGGAACTTCTTCTAGAAAATCTACATAAAAGTACATTatataactttaattttgtttag
- the LOC123535043 gene encoding T-box transcription factor TBX10-like, translated as MDVGSNLSMRANAFSISSLMSGPLSDLGLQGFGYPFVPQQRSTDCQFDWGQNGPYGNGMKTMEACLMNAGTGRPLYDPVRPDQQLPEAVPRNNLTDSLLESGKSTDINQNNSKSPECSMCDSDGQDENRPLNSKLASVSCQLEMKSLWDEFDELGTEMIVTKAGRRMFPTFQVRLYGLDCNADYMVMMDFVPCDDKRYRYSFHSSSWVVAGKADPYMPGRIHVHPDSPAKGSQWTKQIVSFDKLKLTNNLMDDNGHIILNSMHKFQPRFHVVYVYPKAEDCSKSQNYRTFLFPETKFMAVTAYQNHRITQLKIASNPFAKGFRDVDPNDCMVDVLSQMSPHGQQRNHSRPSSLQMMGTSRKGSPTSKSSDEGKDGQQTDVMAASSFAPNFNPSMRLTTSYPTAETFAYAQYAHDTYLMAAKSRPSPYSRSMDYAYRPPNIKMSYGQSAPSSFGYNYDTR; from the exons ATGGATGTAGGTTCCAACCTCTCAATGCGTGCCAATGCTTTCAGTATCAGCAGTCTGATGTCCGGACCGCTGAGTGACTTAGGGCTTCAGGGTTTCGGATATCCCTTTGTGCCCCAACAGAGAAGCACGGATTGTCAATTTGACTGGGGACAAAATGGTCCCTATGGAAACGGAATGAAAACAATGGAAG CTTGCCTCATGAATGCTGGCACCGGACGTCCTTTGTACGACCCGGTGCGGCCCGATCAACAGTTACCGGAAGCGGTTCCAAGGAATAATTTAACGGACTCCTTATTAGAGAGCGGAAAGAGCACGGATATTAACCAAAATAACTCAAAATCACCGGAATGTTCAATGTGTGACAGTGACGGACAAGATGAAAATAGACCTTTAAATTCAAAATTAGCAAGTGTGTCATGCCAGCTTGAAATGAAATCTTTGTGGGACGAATTTGATGAACTTGGTACAGAAATGATCGTTACAAAGGCAGGGAG GCGGATGTTCCCGACATTTCAAGTGCGACTTTACGGCTTGGACTGCAATGCAGATTATATGGTCATGATGGACTTTGTGCCGTGTGACGACAAAAGATACAG ATATTCTTTCCATAGTTCAAGTTGGGTGGTAGCGGGCAAGGCCGACCCCTATATGCCCGGTAGGATTCATGTACATCCCGACTCCCCAGCTAAAGGATCACAATGGACAAAACAGATAGTCTCCTTTGATAAATTAAAACTTACCAATAACCTGATGGATGATAATGGACAT ataataTTGAATTCCATGCACAAGTTCCAGCCCCGATTCCATGTTGTTTATGTATATCCAAAGGCGGAAGATTGCTCAAAATCACAGAATTACAGAACATTTCTATTTCCGGAAACTAAATTCATGGCGGTGACGGCTTACCAAAATCACAGA ataACACAGTTGAAGATAGCAAGTAATCCTTTCGCTAAAGGTTTTAGAGATGTTGATCCTAACGACTG TATGGTAGATGTTTTGTCCCAGATGTCGCCACATGGCCAGCAGCGGAATCATAGCCGACCTAGTTCCCTGCAGATGATGGGAACTAGCAGAAAGGGATCTCCAACTTCCAAAT cTTCAGATGAGGGCAAGGACGGTCAGCAAACTGACGTTATGGCAGCATCAAGTTTCGCGCCAAATTTTAATCCCAGCATGCGTCTTACTACTTCCTATCCCACAGCAGAGACATTTGCATACGCCCAGTATGCGCATGACACGTATCTAATGGCAGCTAAATCCCGACCTTCACCTTATAGTCGGTCGATGGACTACGCATATAGACCaccaaatattaaaatgtcaTACGGACAAAGTGCACCATCCAGTTTTGGATATAATTATGACACCAGGTGA